From Nyctibius grandis isolate bNycGra1 chromosome 27, bNycGra1.pri, whole genome shotgun sequence, one genomic window encodes:
- the PIK3C2B gene encoding phosphatidylinositol 4-phosphate 3-kinase C2 domain-containing subunit beta, producing the protein MSATRGNGEHWKSLESVGISRKELALAEALQMEYDALSRLRQDKEESRAKQRGERPLISWDDPAERNGCAGIKAARGLSGSDPTLSYNIPVAPEGPPTPGPPPGPCPLQPDPQPWLKGPLAGDYLYIFDGSGEDFLGEPLNGTSPHDGGGSSPKKISPPPLPPRHLLWSSPEGNQRSGKGSPPSSKGPQPRDINMFSAAQERAHGKLLGRRISEEDPYGIADYGGINDAITCLNLKSTYESEVLREAARGWKEGRSIFEKESSGKPVARSKTMPPQVPPRTYVSRFGNRKNLAPNKNRRISVDPVAPRPHSFANGYELFEVSEERDEEVAAFCHMLDVLRSGYSTKDYSLTGLVWSAVNLSPEQLGHGVSLKVTVVCDSLGEPLTFTCDCSSTVDLLIYQALCYTHDELHAVDVEDFVLKICGLEEFLQNKHALGSHEYIQHCRKFDIDIRLQLMRRKGVRSELAHTANDDQSPSTLNHYIHLQERPIKQTISRQALSLLFDTFHNEVDAFLAAEGDFPLKAERVIQSVMAICNALASVESQEITAALNQMPPCPSRMQPKIQKDPNVLAKRENRERIVESLTAAILSLVELYCSTFNADFQPAVPGSREHGAAQEARLLSCPLSFTVYATHRIPITWAASYEDFYLSCSLSHGGKELCSPLLTRKAHVYKYLFHLIIWDQQICFPVQVNRLPRETLLSVTLFAVPVPPPGSSSDANKQRRVPEALGWVTTPLFNFRQVLTCGRKLLGLWPATQDNSRARSSAPNFNQPDSVILQIDFPTSAFEVKFTSPPAAEFSPKYEFGSLGEEDQRKLREAMQKKSLYWLMDADRKRLWEKRYHCHGAPGALPMLLASAPSWEWACLPDIYALLGQWTYMSHQDALGLLHATFPDQEVRRTAVQWIDSISDTELLDYLPQLVQALKYECYLDSPLVRFLLKRAICDLKITHYFFWLLKDGLKDSQFSIRYQYLLAALLCCCGKGLREEFDRQCLLVSTLARLAQQVRDATPSARQGILREGLEDVKQFFKANGSCRLPLSPSLLVKGIVAQDCSYFNSNAVPLKLSFQNVDPLGENIRVIFKCGDDLRQDMLTLQMIRIMNKIWVQEGLDMRMVIFRCFSTGRGRGMVEMIPNAETLRKIQVEHGVTGSFKDRPLADWLQKHNPEEDEYEKAVENFIYSCAGCCVATYVLGICDRHNDNIMLKTTGHMFHIDFGRFLGHAQMFGNIKRDRAPFVFTSDMAYVINGGDKPSSRFHDFVDLCCQAYNLIRKHTHLFLNLLGLMLSCGIPELSDLEDLKYVYDALRPQDSDADATTYFTRLIESSLGSVATKLNFFIHNLAQMKFTGSNARPTLSFAPRTHTIKTSGRIRDVFLCRHERVFNPSKGYTYVVKVQRESPGEVAFVQRTFEEFQELHNKLRLLFPSSLLPSFPSRFVIGRSRGEAVAERRKEELNGYIWHLIHAAPEVAECDLIYTFFHPLPRDEKAAGTNPAPKAADATWARPLGKVGGEVKLSISYKNNKLFIMVMHIRGLPPLQDGNDPDPYVKTYLLPDPQKTTKRKTKVARKTCNPTYNEMLVYDGIPRGDLQQRELRLSVLSEEGFWENILLGEVGIRLRDLDLAQEKMGWFALGSRGHGTL; encoded by the exons ATGTCGGCCACGCGCGGCAATGGGGAGCACTGGAAGTCGCTGGAGTCGGTGGGCATCAGCCGGAAGGAGCTGGCGCTGGCCGAGGCGCTGCAGATGGAGTACGACGCGCTGTCGCGCCTGCGGCAGGACAAGGAGGAGAGCCGGGCCAAGCAGCGGGGCGAGCGGCCCCTCATCTCCTGGGACGACCCCGCCGAGAGGAACGGCTGCGCCGGCATCAAGGCAGCGCGGGGCCTCTCCGGCTCCGACCCCACGCTCAGCTACAACATCCCGGTGGCACCCGAGGGTCCCCCCACACCCGGCCCTccccccggcccctgccccctccagccggacccccagccctggctgaaGGGACCCCTGGCCGGGGACTACCTGTACATCTTTGATGGCTCAGGGGAGGACTTCCTCGGGGAGCCCCTCAACGGCACCTCGCCCCACGACGGCGGGGGCAGCTCCCCCAAAAAGATCTCgccgcccccgctgcccccccgccaCCTCCTCTGGAGCTCCCCGGAGGGGAACCAGCGCTCGGGGAAGGGGTCCCCCCCCTCCTCCAAAGGACCCCAGCCCAGAGACATCAACATGTTCTCGGCGGCCCAGGAGCGGGCTCACGGCAAGCTGCTCGGCCGCCGCATCTCCGAGGAGGACCCCTACGGCATCGCCGACTACGGCGGCATCAACGACGCCATCACCTGCCTCAACCTGAAGTCCACCTACGAGTCGGAGGTGCTGCGGGAAGCTGCGCGGGGCTGGAAGGAGGGCAGGAGCATCTTCGAGAAGGAATCGAGTGGCAAGCCGGTGGCGCGGAGCAAGACCATGCCCCCCCAGGTCCCCCCGCGGACGTACGTCTCCCGCTTCGGCAACCGCAAGAATCTGGCACCAAACAAGAACCGCAGGATCTCCGTCGATCCG GTTGCCCCCCGGCCACACTCCTTCGCCAACGGCTACGAGCTCTTCGAAGTCTCCGAGGAGCGGGACGAGGAGGTGGCTGCTTTCTGCCATATGCTGGATGT gCTGCGGTCCGGCTACAGCACCAAGGACTATTCCCTCACCGGCTTGGTGTGGAGTGCCGTGAACCTCAGCCCCGAGCAGCTGGGCCACGGCGTCAGCCTGAAGGTGACGGTGGTGTGTGACAGCCTGGGAGAGCCCCTCACCTTCACCTGCGACT gcTCCTCCACCGTGGACCTGCTCATCTACCAGGCACTGTGCTACACGCACGATGAGCTGCACGCCGTGGACGTCGAGGACTTTGTGCTCAAGATCTGTGGTTTGGAGGAGTTCCTGCAGAA CAAGCACGCGCTGGGCAGCCACGAGTACATCCAGCACTGCAGGAAGTTCGACATCGACATCCGCCTGCAGCTGATGAGGAGGAAGGGGGTGCGCAGCGAGCTGGCCCACACG GCGAACGATGACCAGAGCCCCTCCACCCTCAACCACTACATCCACCTGCAGGAGAGACCCATCAAGCAGACCATCAGCAG gCAGGCCCTGAGTCTCCTCTTCGACACCTTCCACAACGAGGTGGATGCTTTCCTGGCAGCCGAG gGAGACTTCCCGCTGAAGGCGGAGCGGGTGATCCAGTCGGTCATGGCCATCTGCAACGCCCTGGCCTCCGTGGAGTCCCAGGAGATCACGGCAGCCCTCAACCAGatgcccccctgcccctcccgcATGCAGCCCAAAATCCAGAAG GATCCAAATGTTCTGGCCAAGAGGGAAAATCGAG AGAGGATCGTGGAGAGCCTGACGGCCGCCATCCTCAGCCTGGTTGAGCTCTACTGCAGCACCTTCAACGCCGACTTCCAGCCGGCCGTGCCCGGGAGCCGGGAGCACGGCGCGGCGCAGGAGGCTCGCCTGCTCTCCTGCCCGCTCTCCTTCACCGTCTACGCCACCCACCGCATCCCCATCACCTGGGCTGCCAG CTACGAAGATTTCTAcctctcctgctccctcagCCACGGCGGCAAGGAGCTGTGCAGCCCCCTGCTCACCAGGAAGGCCCACGTCTACAAATACCTCTTCCACCTCATCATATGGGACCAGCA GATCTGCTTCCCCGTCCAGGTGAACCGTCTGCCGCGGGAGACGCTGCTCAGCGTCACGCTCTTTGCCGTGCCCGTCCCGCCCCCGGGGAGCTCCTCCGACGCCAACAAGCAGCGGCGCGTCCCCGAGGCCCTGGGCTGGGTGACCACCCCCCTCTTCAACTTCAGGCA GGTCCTGACCTGCGGGCGAAAGCTCCTGGGCTTGTGGCCAGCGACGCAGGACAACTCCAGAGCCAGGTCGAGTGCCCCCAACTTCAACCAGCCTGACAGTGTCATCCTGCAG ATCGACTTCCCCACCTCTGCCTTCGAGGTGAAGTTCACTAGCCCGCCGGCGGCCGAATTCAGCCCCAAGTACGAGTTCGGCAGCCTGGGGGAGGAGGACCAGCGCAAGCTGCGTGAGGCGATGCAAAAGAAATCGCTCTACTG GCTGATGGACGCCGACCGCAAGCGGCTGTGGGAGAAGCGGTACCATTGCCACGGGGCGCCGGGCGCCCTGCCCATGCTGCTGGCCAGCGCGCCCAGCTGGGAGTGGGCCTGCCTGCCCGACATCTACGCCCTGCTCGGCCAGTGGACCTACATGAGCCACCAGGATGCCCTGGGGCTCCTGCACGCCAC GTTCCCGGACCAGGAGGTGAGGAGGACGGCTGTGCAGTGGATCGACTCCATCTCTGACACCGAGCTGCTGGACTACCTGCCCCAGCTGGTCCAG GCCCTGAAGTACGAGTGCTACCTGGACAGCCCGCTGGTGCGCTTCCTCCTGAAGCGAGCAATCTGTGACCTGAAGATCACCCACTACTTCTtctg GCTGCTGAAGGACGGCCTCAAGGACTCCCAGTTCAGCATCCGCTACCAGTacctgctggcagctctgctctgctgctgcggGAAGGGGCTGCGGGAGGAGTTCGACCGGCAGTGCCTGCTCGTCAGCACGCTGGCCAGGCTGGCCCAGCAAGTGCGGGATGCCACCCCGTCTGCACGCCAG GGCATCCTCCGCGAGGGGCTGGAGGACGTGAAGCAGTTCTTCAAGGCGAACGGGTCGTGCCGGCTGCcgctcagccccagcctgctGGTGAAGGGGATCGTGGCCCAG GACTGCTCCTATTTCAACTCCAACGCCGTGCCCCTGAAGCTCTCCTTCCAGAACGTGGATCCCCTCGGGGAAAACATCCGAGTGATATTCAAG TGCGGTGATGACCTGCGGCAGGACATGCTGACACTGCAGATGATCCGGATCATGAACAAGATCTGGGTGCAGGAGGGGCTGGACATGCGCATGGTCATCTTCCGCTGCTTCTCCACCGGCCGCGGACGAG GTATGGTGGAGATGATCCCCAACGCCGAGACCCTACGCAAAATCCAGGTGGAGCACGGCGTGACAGGCTCCTTCAAAGACCGGCCACTCGCGGACTGGCTGCAGAAACACAACCCCGAGGAGGACGAGTACGAGAAG gctGTGGAGAACTTCATCTACTCCTGCGCCGGCTGCTGCGTGGCCACCTACGTGCTGGGGATCTGCGACCGGCACAACGACAACATCATGCTCAAGACCACCGGCCACATGTTTCACATCGACTTCGGCAGGTTCCTGGGCCACGCGCAGATGTTTGGCAACATCAAGAG GGACCGGGCGCCGTTCGTCTTCACTTCGGACATGGCGTATGTCATCAACGGCGGGGACAAGCCCTCCAGCCGCTTCCATGACTTCGTCGACCTGTGCTGCCAGGCCTACAACCTGATCCGCAAGCACACCCACCtcttcctcaacctgctggggctg ATGCTGTCCTGTGGCATCCCCGAGCTCTCCGACCTGGAGGACCTCAAGTACGTCTACGATGCCCTGCGGCCGCAGGACTCTGATGCCGATGCCACCACCTACTTCACCAG GTTGATCGAGTCCAGCCTGGGCAGCGTGGCCACCAAACTCAACTTCTTCATCCACAACCTGGCGCAGATGAAGTTCACGGGCTCCAACGCCCGCCCGACCCTCTCCTTCGCCCCCCGCACACACACCATCAAGACATCCGGCCGGATCCGCGACGTCTTCCTCTGCCGCCACGAGAGGGTCTTCAACCCCAGCAAGGGCTAC ACCTACGTGGTGAAGGTGCAGCGGGAGAGCCCGGGCGAGGTGGCCTTCGTGCAGCGCACCTTCGAGGAGTTCCAGGAGCTGCACAACAAGCTGcgcctcctcttcccctcctcgcTGCTGCCCAG CTTCCCCAGCAGGTTTGTCATCGGGCGGTCGCGGGGCGAAGCGGTGGCCGAGCGGCGGAAGGAGGAGTTGAACGGCTACATCTGGCACCTCATCCACGCGGCCCCCGAGGTGGCGGAG TGCGACCTCATCTACACCTTCTtccaccccctgccacgggaCGAGAAGGCAGCTGGCACCAACCCGGCCCCGAAGGCGGCAG ATGCTACGTGGGCTCGGCCCCTGGGGAAGGTCGGCGGGGAGGTGAAGCTCTCCATCTCCTACAAGAACAACAAGCTCTTCATCATGGTGATGCACATCCGGGGGCTG CCACCGTTGCAGGACGGCAATGACCCTGACCCCTACGTCAAGACCTACCTGCTGCCTgacccccaaaaaacaaccaagagGAAAACCAAAGTGGCCCGAAAAACCTGCAACCCCACCTACAACGAGATG CTGGTCTACGACGGGATCCCCAGAGGGGACCTGCAGCAGCGGGAGCTGCGCCTGAGCGTGCTGAGCGAGGAAGGCTTCTGGGAGAACATCCTCCTCGGGGAGGTGGGCATCCGCCTGCGGGACCTCGACCTGGCCCAGGAGAAAATGGGCTGGTTCGCCCTGGGATCCCGTGGCCACGGCACCCTCTGA